A window of Streptomyces armeniacus contains these coding sequences:
- a CDS encoding sensor domain-containing protein, protein MGFLLAGFPIGVGAFVAGITMFSFGVGLLVTLLGVPVLVGALTAARGLARVERRRVEAVTGRSLPPHHYREPGGTGLAGLLNRLREPQAWRDLLHTVVAFPVRMLGFALALAWTVGGVGEVLYVLWSWAIPRDDDEQGLLDLAFDISSRSADIGFHTGIGVVLLATAVPVVRALVAMQTALARGLLTNQHAAVRAHRGR, encoded by the coding sequence TTGGGGTTCCTCCTCGCCGGTTTCCCCATCGGCGTGGGCGCGTTCGTCGCCGGGATCACCATGTTCTCCTTCGGCGTGGGCTTGCTGGTCACACTCCTCGGGGTGCCGGTCCTCGTCGGCGCCCTCACCGCCGCGCGGGGTCTCGCCAGGGTCGAACGGCGGCGCGTGGAGGCCGTCACCGGCCGTTCCCTCCCGCCGCACCACTACCGCGAGCCCGGCGGCACGGGCCTCGCCGGGTTGCTGAACAGGCTGCGCGAGCCCCAGGCGTGGCGCGACCTGCTGCACACCGTGGTGGCGTTCCCCGTACGGATGCTGGGTTTCGCCCTCGCCCTCGCCTGGACCGTCGGCGGAGTCGGCGAGGTGCTGTACGTCCTCTGGTCGTGGGCCATCCCGCGTGACGACGACGAACAGGGCCTGCTGGACCTCGCGTTCGACATATCCTCACGCTCGGCCGACATCGGCTTCCACACCGGCATCGGCGTGGTGCTGCTCGCGACGGCGGTCCCCGTCGTACGCGCCCTCGTCGCCATGCAGACGGCCCTCGCCCGCGGCCTGCTGACGAACCAGCACGCGGCCGTGCGCGCCCATCGCGGCCGCTGA
- a CDS encoding DUF397 domain-containing protein → MRAGTAWVKSSYSGTEGGNCVEVAAGCGVVHMRDSKDPRAGALALPAASWAAFVGYAARQTAR, encoded by the coding sequence ATGCGGGCCGGGACGGCGTGGGTCAAGAGCAGCTACAGCGGTACGGAGGGCGGCAACTGCGTCGAGGTGGCGGCGGGTTGCGGCGTAGTGCACATGCGGGACTCGAAAGACCCGCGCGCAGGCGCGCTCGCGCTGCCCGCCGCCTCCTGGGCTGCGTTCGTCGGCTACGCTGCCCGCCAGACGGCACGTTGA
- a CDS encoding SDR family oxidoreductase, whose amino-acid sequence MSGIAGKVVAITGASSGIGAATATYLAGQGARLVLGARREDRLHAVVDEITAQGGSAVGAVIDVAHRDDLKRLTDTAVERFGRLDVLVSNAGTMAVSPFDELRQDDWDAMVSTHITGLLNGIGAALPVFRRQRSGQFVNVASTAAYVVKPPQSVYAATKTAVKVLTEGLRQESGPDLRVTLVSPGFTHTEGVGKGASPETATAMIRQRDEIAIPPAAIASAIGFAIEQPIGVDVSEVVVRPTVQA is encoded by the coding sequence ATGTCGGGTATCGCAGGCAAGGTCGTCGCGATCACAGGTGCCAGCAGCGGCATCGGAGCGGCGACGGCGACATATCTCGCCGGACAGGGCGCCCGGCTCGTGCTGGGAGCCCGGCGCGAAGACCGCCTGCACGCGGTGGTGGACGAGATCACCGCACAGGGCGGCTCGGCCGTCGGCGCCGTCATCGACGTCGCGCACCGCGACGACCTCAAGCGGCTGACCGACACGGCCGTCGAACGGTTCGGCCGGCTCGACGTCCTGGTCTCCAACGCGGGCACGATGGCGGTGTCGCCCTTCGACGAACTCCGCCAGGACGACTGGGACGCGATGGTCTCCACGCACATCACCGGCCTGCTGAACGGGATCGGCGCGGCGCTCCCCGTCTTCCGGCGGCAGCGCTCCGGCCAGTTCGTCAACGTCGCCTCCACCGCGGCGTACGTCGTGAAGCCCCCGCAGAGCGTCTACGCGGCCACCAAGACGGCCGTCAAAGTGCTGACCGAGGGCCTGCGGCAGGAGTCCGGCCCCGACCTGCGGGTCACGCTCGTCTCACCCGGGTTCACCCACACCGAGGGGGTCGGCAAGGGAGCGAGCCCCGAGACGGCGACGGCGATGATCCGGCAGCGCGACGAGATCGCCATCCCGCCTGCCGCCATCGCGTCAGCGATCGGTTTCGCGATCGAGCAGCCGATCGGTGTCGACGTCAGCGAGGTCGTGGTCCGCCCCACGGTGCAGGCCTGA
- a CDS encoding tetratricopeptide repeat protein, with the protein MGSDEQGEQGAQVEQAEQALRAAADTGDAEAMYGLARLLMERRETFDEAEVWCRLAADQQHVEAMYGYAQILHARGELPGAETWFRRAAEQGHAEATHHVPLLLQERGELAEAETWFQRAAEGGDPRAMYNLGVLLRDGGKGDASESWFRRAADAGHVDAMFNLGAALFERGDHALAESWLQRAADHGDADAAANLAVVRQARSASGG; encoded by the coding sequence ATGGGTTCCGACGAGCAGGGCGAGCAGGGCGCACAGGTCGAGCAAGCCGAACAGGCCCTGAGGGCAGCCGCGGACACCGGCGACGCCGAGGCGATGTACGGGCTGGCGCGGCTGCTGATGGAGCGGCGCGAGACGTTCGACGAGGCCGAGGTGTGGTGCCGACTCGCGGCCGACCAGCAGCACGTCGAAGCCATGTACGGCTACGCGCAGATCCTGCACGCGCGCGGCGAACTGCCGGGCGCCGAGACGTGGTTCCGGCGGGCCGCCGAGCAGGGGCATGCCGAGGCGACGCACCACGTGCCGCTGCTGCTCCAGGAGCGCGGGGAACTCGCCGAGGCCGAGACGTGGTTCCAGCGGGCGGCCGAGGGCGGGGACCCCAGGGCGATGTACAACCTCGGGGTCCTCCTGCGCGACGGCGGGAAGGGCGACGCGTCCGAGTCGTGGTTCCGGCGGGCGGCGGACGCGGGGCACGTGGACGCGATGTTCAACCTGGGCGCGGCGCTGTTCGAACGCGGCGACCACGCCCTGGCCGAGAGCTGGCTCCAGCGCGCCGCCGACCACGGCGACGCGGACGCCGCCGCCAACCTGGCGGTCGTACGGCAGGCCCGGTCAGCCTCCGGCGGCTGA
- a CDS encoding DUF397 domain-containing protein — translation MNTDQPTRSRELAWFKSSYSGDQGGNCVEVAAGCGVVHMRDSKDRGAGALALPATSWAAFVGYAAAQAGE, via the coding sequence ATGAACACCGATCAGCCCACGCGTTCCCGTGAACTGGCCTGGTTCAAGAGCAGCTACAGCGGCGACCAGGGCGGCAACTGCGTTGAGGTGGCGGCCGGTTGCGGGGTCGTGCACATGCGGGACTCGAAGGACCGGGGGGCGGGAGCACTGGCTCTCCCCGCCACGTCGTGGGCGGCGTTCGTCGGCTACGCGGCGGCGCAGGCCGGGGAGTAG
- a CDS encoding branched-chain amino acid ABC transporter permease, which yields MGGIALLCALPFYLDAFWLQVGLFSMAAAIGAIGLNLLTGTTGQLSLGHAFFLAVGAYGYVWLAGEPGPGLPPLLAMVLAVLLAGAAGGLFSPIAGRLRGVYLGVATLALVFLGHHVMVNAESVTGGFNGRSVPPLEIGGFTFTSADPELTVLGVPFGAEERLWYVGLVLLALVLFTARNLLHGRQGRALAAVRDSEVAAAVLGVPVARYRSAAFVVSSMYAGLAGVLLALAFRGIVPDHFGLALSIDYLVMIVLGGLGSAAGATAGAVFVTALPLLMARYADQLPLVAPAGAAGHPVGPTDAARYLYGAAVILVLLYAPGGLSGLFRRHHGRARARPRPRTASAVPRVRRAAAPDPARDRAPVPATEPKEQTS from the coding sequence ATCGGAGGCATCGCCCTCCTCTGCGCCCTCCCCTTCTACCTCGACGCCTTCTGGCTGCAGGTCGGCCTCTTCTCCATGGCTGCCGCCATCGGCGCCATCGGCCTCAACCTCCTCACCGGCACCACCGGTCAGCTCTCCCTCGGCCACGCCTTCTTCCTCGCCGTCGGCGCGTACGGCTACGTGTGGCTGGCGGGCGAACCGGGCCCCGGCCTGCCGCCGCTGCTCGCGATGGTCCTCGCGGTGCTGCTGGCGGGCGCGGCCGGCGGGCTGTTCAGCCCGATCGCGGGCCGCCTGCGCGGGGTCTACCTCGGGGTGGCCACCCTCGCGCTGGTGTTCCTCGGGCACCACGTGATGGTCAACGCCGAGTCCGTCACCGGCGGCTTCAACGGCCGTTCCGTGCCGCCCCTCGAGATCGGCGGCTTCACCTTCACCTCCGCCGACCCGGAACTCACCGTGCTGGGCGTCCCGTTCGGGGCCGAGGAACGCCTCTGGTACGTGGGGCTGGTCCTGCTCGCGCTCGTCCTGTTCACCGCCCGTAACCTGCTGCACGGACGGCAGGGACGCGCGCTGGCCGCCGTACGGGACAGCGAGGTGGCCGCGGCGGTGCTGGGCGTGCCGGTGGCGCGCTACCGTTCGGCGGCGTTCGTGGTGTCCTCCATGTACGCGGGGCTGGCCGGTGTGCTGCTCGCGCTCGCGTTCCGCGGCATCGTGCCCGACCACTTCGGGCTCGCGCTGTCCATCGACTACCTCGTCATGATCGTCCTCGGCGGGCTGGGCTCCGCGGCCGGCGCCACCGCCGGAGCGGTCTTCGTCACCGCGCTGCCGCTGCTGATGGCGCGCTACGCCGACCAGTTGCCCCTCGTCGCTCCCGCGGGCGCTGCCGGGCACCCGGTGGGTCCCACCGACGCGGCGCGCTACCTGTACGGCGCCGCGGTCATCCTCGTACTCCTCTACGCGCCCGGCGGGCTGAGCGGCCTCTTCCGGCGGCACCACGGGCGCGCCCGCGCCCGCCCCCGCCCCCGTACGGCCTCCGCCGTTCCCCGCGTACGGCGTGCCGCCGCGCCCGACCCGGCCCGGGACCGGGCCCCTGTCCCCGCCACCGAGCCCAAGGAGCAGACCTCGTGA
- a CDS encoding ATP-binding protein: MKSEIPLPLSPNDAASWMRFTSTPRSARLARRLTAVRLDQWGIPYDSPVSEAAVLIVAELAGNAVTHGHVRGRNFSLRLLCGPGRLRIEVSDTRTEARVPRTASAPRPDDENGRGLLLVAALATRWGVAEREPQPAPGKTVWAELGH; encoded by the coding sequence ATGAAGTCCGAAATCCCTCTTCCCCTCTCTCCGAACGACGCCGCGTCCTGGATGCGGTTCACGTCCACTCCGCGCAGTGCGCGCCTCGCGCGGCGGCTGACCGCCGTACGGCTCGATCAGTGGGGCATCCCGTACGACTCCCCCGTCTCCGAGGCGGCCGTGCTGATCGTCGCGGAGCTGGCCGGAAATGCCGTCACGCACGGACACGTACGGGGCCGGAACTTCAGCCTCCGGCTGTTGTGCGGGCCCGGCCGTCTCCGTATCGAGGTGTCGGACACGCGTACGGAGGCGCGCGTTCCCCGTACGGCATCCGCGCCCCGTCCCGACGACGAGAACGGCCGTGGCCTCCTCCTTGTCGCCGCGCTCGCCACCCGTTGGGGCGTCGCCGAACGCGAGCCGCAGCCCGCACCCGGCAAGACCGTATGGGCCGAACTCGGCCACTGA
- a CDS encoding ABC transporter ATP-binding protein, producing the protein MTARTASTAPAAATTGTTSALHVADVTVRFAGLVALDGVGFTVAPGSIHALIGPNGAGKSTCFNVLSGVCRPARGTVRFGDAELTRLAPHRIAALGVARTFQNIVMTRGTVADNLMLGRHGLSRAGFAATALRLPHAVREQHAQLERVREIAELTALDGLFDTPVELLSYGDRKRVELARALCLEPRLLLLDEPVAGMNAAERARTAATVRSLRERLGLSVLLVEHDMGLVMRLADEVTVLDFGRRIAGGTPYEVRQDPEVRRAYLGSSGAVEDTSGEAEDLESPGGSERSV; encoded by the coding sequence ATGACCGCCCGCACGGCCTCCACCGCCCCCGCCGCCGCCACCACGGGTACGACTTCCGCCCTGCACGTCGCGGACGTCACCGTCCGCTTCGCCGGCCTGGTGGCCCTGGACGGCGTCGGTTTCACCGTCGCGCCCGGCAGCATCCACGCGCTCATCGGCCCCAACGGCGCCGGCAAGTCCACCTGCTTCAACGTGCTGTCCGGCGTGTGCCGCCCCGCCCGCGGCACCGTGCGCTTCGGGGACGCCGAACTGACCCGGCTGGCGCCGCACCGCATCGCCGCACTCGGCGTCGCCCGCACCTTCCAGAACATCGTGATGACCAGGGGCACCGTCGCCGACAACCTGATGCTCGGCAGGCACGGCCTGTCCCGCGCGGGCTTCGCCGCGACCGCGCTGCGTCTGCCGCATGCCGTACGGGAGCAGCACGCCCAGCTGGAACGCGTACGGGAGATCGCCGAACTCACCGCCCTCGACGGGCTGTTCGACACCCCCGTCGAGCTGCTGTCGTACGGCGACCGGAAGCGCGTGGAGCTGGCGCGGGCGCTTTGCCTGGAGCCGCGGCTCCTGCTGCTGGACGAGCCGGTCGCGGGCATGAACGCGGCCGAGCGCGCCCGTACGGCCGCCACCGTCCGCTCCCTGCGCGAACGGCTCGGGCTGTCCGTCCTGCTGGTGGAGCACGACATGGGCCTGGTCATGAGGCTCGCCGACGAGGTGACCGTCCTGGACTTCGGCCGCCGGATCGCTGGCGGCACCCCGTACGAGGTCCGGCAGGACCCCGAGGTCCGCCGCGCGTATCTGGGGTCCTCGGGCGCGGTGGAGGACACGTCGGGCGAGGCCGAGGACCTGGAGTCCCCCGGCGGATCGGAGCGTTCCGTATGA
- a CDS encoding TetR/AcrR family transcriptional regulator has translation MTKDAPRPQRADARRNREKILEAAVRAFTEEGLDVRLEHIARKAGVGSATLYRNFPTREALIEAAYRNEVAQLCDAVPDLLATQPPYEALRAWTRLFLDYVTAKLGMADALRAIAATGENPYGHSREMIQAAIARLMDACADAGVIRTDISPADLGAALAGIALTSAEPGQREQAERLLDLTLDGLTVRR, from the coding sequence ATGACCAAGGACGCACCGCGCCCGCAGCGGGCCGACGCGCGGCGCAACCGCGAGAAGATCCTCGAAGCCGCGGTGCGCGCGTTCACCGAGGAAGGGCTGGACGTACGCCTGGAGCACATCGCCAGGAAGGCGGGCGTGGGCAGCGCGACCCTGTACCGCAACTTCCCCACCCGCGAAGCCCTGATCGAGGCGGCCTACCGCAACGAGGTCGCGCAACTCTGCGACGCGGTCCCCGACTTGCTCGCGACGCAGCCGCCGTACGAAGCCCTGCGTGCCTGGACGCGCCTCTTCCTGGACTACGTCACCGCCAAGCTGGGCATGGCCGACGCCCTGCGCGCCATCGCCGCCACGGGTGAGAACCCGTACGGCCACAGCCGGGAGATGATCCAAGCGGCCATCGCCCGTCTGATGGACGCGTGCGCGGACGCCGGGGTGATCCGCACCGACATCAGCCCGGCCGACCTGGGCGCCGCCCTCGCGGGCATCGCCCTCACCTCGGCGGAGCCCGGACAGCGCGAGCAGGCGGAACGCCTGCTGGACCTCACCCTGGACGGTCTGACCGTACGGCGGTGA
- a CDS encoding ABC transporter substrate-binding protein, which translates to MPRARTSRTGPRARRTTAAVAALAVLALLGSGCSTKSGESSGSTDDKGVKTGPGVTDKIVKLGALTDLSGPYATLGKSIVQAQKMWAEEFNKAGGVCGRDVEIVVKDHGYDVQKAVSAYTQLSPDIVAVPQVIGSPMVAALLDEVERDKILTFPQAWSASLLGNEAVQVLGTTYDIDMMSAVDFLKRRQGLGKGDKIGHVYFEGDYGSNALEGSRHAAREAGATVVPKKIKATDTDMSSQVTALRSAKVKAILISAGPTQTASLVGVAAAQGLKVPVVSSAPGYAPQLLKTPAAKALEKMLYIVSAAPPVSSKLPAVKKMVAAYEKKFPGELVDSGVLSGYNAAVLMGQDLQQACEAKDLTRQGVVDAHRSRNAGDTGLGTPQDFSDENRPASYADYIMRPSSKHVGGVVLVEDAHEVPGARQFVEDGGE; encoded by the coding sequence GTGCCCCGCGCCCGTACGAGCCGCACCGGCCCCCGCGCCAGACGCACGACCGCGGCCGTCGCCGCCCTGGCCGTCCTCGCCCTCCTCGGCAGCGGTTGCAGCACCAAGTCGGGGGAGTCCTCCGGGAGTACGGACGACAAGGGCGTCAAGACCGGCCCCGGCGTCACCGACAAGATCGTGAAGCTGGGCGCGCTCACCGACCTCAGCGGCCCGTACGCCACCCTCGGCAAGAGCATCGTGCAGGCGCAGAAGATGTGGGCGGAGGAGTTCAACAAGGCGGGCGGGGTCTGCGGGCGCGACGTCGAGATCGTCGTCAAGGACCACGGCTACGACGTACAGAAGGCCGTCTCCGCCTACACCCAGCTCTCCCCGGACATCGTCGCCGTGCCCCAGGTCATCGGCTCGCCCATGGTCGCCGCCCTCCTCGACGAGGTCGAACGCGACAAGATCCTCACCTTCCCGCAGGCCTGGTCCGCCTCCCTGCTCGGCAACGAGGCCGTCCAGGTGCTCGGCACCACGTACGACATCGACATGATGAGCGCCGTGGACTTCCTCAAGCGGAGGCAGGGTCTCGGCAAGGGCGACAAGATCGGCCACGTCTACTTCGAGGGCGACTACGGCAGCAACGCCCTCGAAGGCTCCCGGCACGCCGCGCGCGAGGCCGGGGCGACCGTGGTGCCGAAGAAGATCAAGGCCACGGACACCGATATGTCGTCCCAGGTCACGGCGTTGCGCAGCGCGAAGGTCAAGGCCATCCTGATCAGCGCGGGCCCCACCCAGACCGCCTCGCTGGTCGGCGTCGCCGCCGCGCAGGGCCTGAAGGTCCCCGTCGTCAGCAGCGCCCCCGGCTACGCCCCGCAGCTGCTCAAGACCCCTGCGGCGAAGGCCCTGGAGAAGATGCTGTACATCGTCAGCGCCGCGCCCCCGGTCAGCTCGAAGCTGCCCGCCGTGAAGAAGATGGTCGCCGCGTACGAGAAGAAGTTCCCGGGGGAACTCGTCGACTCCGGCGTCCTCTCCGGCTACAACGCGGCCGTCCTCATGGGTCAGGACCTCCAGCAGGCCTGCGAGGCCAAGGACCTGACCCGGCAGGGCGTGGTCGACGCCCACCGCTCCCGCAACGCGGGCGACACCGGCCTCGGCACCCCCCAGGACTTTTCCGACGAGAACAGGCCCGCCAGCTACGCGGACTACATCATGCGCCCGAGCAGCAAGCACGTCGGCGGCGTCGTCCTGGTCGAGGACGCGCACGAGGTGCCGGGGGCACGGCAGTTCGTCGAGGACGGCGGCGAGTGA
- a CDS encoding ABC transporter ATP-binding protein translates to MPGSPPASRPAEAPEEPEQPGALRIERLEVTYGRAVRALRGVGLTVAAGSVVALLGANGAGKSTLLRALSGTLRLHHGAITGGTARYDGRALNGTDPVAALRAGIVQVPEGRRVFAGMTVAENLRAGSLGRRDRGTAGIRAARERVHGLFPMLAERSGQRAGLLSGGEQQMLAIGRALMGAPRLLLLDEPSLGLAPMMVERIAGVVREINAQGTSVLLVEQNAAMALELADHAYVLDIGEVRLHGPAAELARTDEVSRLYLGDSGEGEDGEDSGDGDEAEPATAHAPHTPHAPHHHPNGLVG, encoded by the coding sequence ATGCCCGGAAGTCCCCCTGCCAGCCGGCCCGCCGAGGCGCCGGAGGAGCCCGAACAGCCCGGCGCGCTGCGGATCGAGCGGCTGGAGGTGACGTACGGCCGCGCCGTACGGGCCCTGCGCGGCGTCGGGCTGACCGTCGCCGCGGGCAGCGTCGTCGCCCTGCTCGGCGCGAACGGCGCGGGCAAGAGCACCCTCCTGCGCGCCCTGTCCGGCACCCTGCGGCTGCACCACGGCGCGATCACGGGCGGCACGGCGCGTTACGACGGCCGCGCCCTGAACGGCACCGACCCGGTCGCCGCGCTGCGCGCCGGGATCGTCCAGGTGCCGGAGGGGCGGCGGGTGTTCGCCGGGATGACCGTGGCGGAGAACCTGCGGGCGGGCAGCCTGGGCCGGCGCGACCGCGGCACCGCCGGAATCCGGGCGGCGCGCGAGCGCGTGCACGGCCTGTTCCCGATGCTCGCCGAACGTTCCGGGCAGCGCGCCGGTCTGCTGTCCGGCGGCGAGCAGCAGATGCTGGCCATCGGCCGGGCGCTGATGGGCGCGCCGCGGCTGCTCCTGCTGGACGAGCCGTCGCTGGGCCTCGCGCCGATGATGGTCGAACGGATCGCGGGAGTCGTACGGGAGATCAACGCGCAGGGGACGTCCGTACTCCTCGTGGAGCAGAACGCCGCCATGGCGCTCGAACTGGCCGACCACGCCTACGTGCTGGACATCGGAGAGGTACGGCTGCACGGCCCCGCCGCCGAACTGGCCCGCACCGACGAGGTGAGCCGCCTGTACCTGGGGGACAGCGGGGAGGGCGAGGACGGCGAGGACAGCGGGGACGGCGATGAGGCCGAACCCGCCACCGCACACGCCCCGCACACACCACACGCCCCGCACCACCACCCGAACGGGCTGGTCGGATGA
- a CDS encoding SAM-dependent methyltransferase, which produces MTQEPHLPPEINTAVAHSARVWNYWLGGKDNYPADHAAGDAYSSKYPLITTFAQESRDFLRRTVTYLAGEAGVRQFLDLGAGLPTADNTHQIAQRIAPDSRVVYVDHDPLVLLHVHVLLTSTPEGASDYVQADMRDTDIVLEGAAKTLDMERPVGVVINDVLGHIVDWDDALSLVHRLMDRLPSGSYLALSHSTASDEEHRAVQEEYNNSGAIPYIFREPEQTIAFFDGLDLVEPGMVSWPNWRPDEKTGRTTERAGWGAVGRKP; this is translated from the coding sequence ATGACCCAAGAACCGCACCTGCCGCCGGAGATCAACACCGCGGTGGCGCACTCCGCGCGCGTGTGGAACTACTGGCTGGGCGGCAAGGACAACTACCCCGCCGACCACGCCGCGGGCGACGCGTACAGCAGCAAGTACCCGCTGATCACGACCTTCGCGCAGGAGTCCAGGGACTTCCTGCGGCGCACGGTCACGTATCTGGCGGGGGAGGCCGGGGTACGGCAGTTCCTCGACCTCGGCGCCGGGCTGCCGACGGCCGACAACACGCACCAGATCGCCCAGCGCATCGCGCCCGACAGCCGCGTGGTGTACGTCGACCACGACCCGCTCGTACTGCTGCACGTGCACGTGCTGCTGACCAGTACGCCCGAGGGCGCGAGCGACTACGTGCAGGCGGATATGCGGGACACGGACATCGTTCTGGAGGGGGCCGCCAAGACCCTCGACATGGAGCGGCCCGTCGGCGTCGTCATAAACGACGTGCTGGGGCACATCGTGGACTGGGACGACGCGCTGTCGCTCGTCCACCGGCTGATGGACCGGCTTCCGTCGGGCAGTTATCTGGCGCTCAGCCACTCCACGGCGTCCGACGAGGAGCACCGGGCCGTGCAGGAGGAGTACAACAACTCCGGCGCGATCCCGTACATCTTCCGCGAGCCGGAGCAGACCATCGCTTTCTTCGACGGGCTCGACCTCGTCGAGCCCGGAATGGTGTCGTGGCCCAACTGGCGGCCCGACGAGAAGACCGGCCGTACCACCGAGCGCGCGGGCTGGGGCGCCGTCGGGCGCAAGCCGTAA
- a CDS encoding branched-chain amino acid ABC transporter permease yields MNTAIGIVLNGLALGSVYALVALGFVIIFKASGVMNFAHGSLLLLGGYLIAVLHERVGFAAALALAVLATALVAGAVDRVLLRRLDPNAAHVLTILTIGVDILLMTDLMRRVGGDLLPLGDPWGDAVTTFGGITVAQSRIASILVSLVVIGAIFAVFRFTPWGLSLRAAAEDREAAALMGVRLARVRTLAWCLAGALAALAAVFLVAFPSPGLERTTGQIALKAFPAAILGGMTSPLGALLGSLLIGVTEALVAGYESELSALGGGFGDVAPYAVMVLVLLVRPNGLLGAKESVRV; encoded by the coding sequence ATGAACACGGCGATCGGCATCGTCCTGAACGGCCTCGCCCTCGGCTCGGTCTACGCCCTGGTGGCACTCGGCTTCGTGATCATCTTCAAGGCGTCCGGGGTCATGAACTTCGCCCACGGCTCGCTGCTCCTCCTCGGCGGCTACCTCATCGCCGTCCTCCACGAACGCGTCGGCTTCGCCGCCGCCCTCGCGCTCGCCGTCCTCGCGACCGCCCTCGTGGCCGGCGCCGTCGACCGGGTACTGCTGCGCCGTCTCGATCCGAACGCCGCCCACGTCCTGACGATCCTCACCATCGGCGTCGACATCCTCCTGATGACGGACCTGATGCGGCGCGTGGGCGGCGATCTGCTGCCGCTGGGCGATCCGTGGGGCGACGCGGTGACCACGTTCGGCGGGATCACCGTGGCGCAGAGCCGTATCGCCTCGATCCTCGTGTCGCTGGTGGTCATCGGCGCGATCTTCGCCGTCTTCCGCTTCACCCCCTGGGGCCTGTCCCTGCGGGCCGCGGCCGAGGACCGGGAGGCGGCGGCGCTGATGGGCGTGCGGCTGGCGCGCGTACGCACCCTCGCCTGGTGTCTGGCGGGCGCGCTGGCCGCGCTCGCCGCCGTCTTCCTGGTGGCGTTCCCGTCGCCGGGGCTGGAGCGTACGACCGGGCAGATCGCGCTGAAGGCATTCCCGGCGGCGATCCTCGGCGGGATGACGTCACCGCTCGGCGCGCTGCTCGGCAGCCTGCTGATCGGGGTCACGGAGGCGCTGGTCGCAGGCTACGAGTCCGAACTGAGCGCGCTGGGCGGGGGCTTCGGCGATGTCGCACCGTACGCCGTGATGGTGCTGGTCCTGCTGGTGCGGCCGAACGGGCTGCTGGGTGCGAAGGAGTCTGTACGTGTCTGA
- a CDS encoding helix-turn-helix domain-containing protein: MAQQQQDDAGSGTLKYFGSQMKLFRGRAGMSRDELGDRLGYSGYTVASVEQGRRVPQQEFVEQADELLGANGVLRAGIPFLLEARFPSWFVDFALLEADAVSMHSYENHVLPGLLQTEAYARAVHAGYCPTLDDEQVEQRVTARLSRQAVLERKPTPTLGFVIEETVLRRPIGGAAVLQEQLRRLLDCQRMRHVTVQIMPLNRQTHSGLNGPMVLLETPERKNLVYIEAQSGSFVISDREEVSALTQRYGMLRAQALTPEESVRFVEQLAGEL; the protein is encoded by the coding sequence GTGGCTCAGCAGCAACAGGATGACGCGGGTTCCGGGACGCTCAAGTATTTCGGCAGCCAGATGAAGCTGTTCCGGGGCCGGGCAGGCATGTCGAGAGACGAACTCGGCGACCGGCTCGGGTACTCCGGCTACACGGTCGCAAGCGTGGAGCAGGGGCGCCGCGTGCCGCAGCAGGAGTTCGTGGAACAGGCGGACGAACTGCTCGGCGCGAACGGGGTGTTGCGCGCGGGCATCCCGTTCCTGCTGGAGGCCCGCTTCCCCTCCTGGTTCGTGGACTTCGCCCTCTTGGAGGCCGACGCGGTCAGCATGCACTCGTATGAGAATCACGTGTTGCCTGGACTGCTCCAGACCGAGGCCTACGCACGGGCCGTGCACGCGGGCTACTGCCCGACGCTGGATGACGAGCAAGTGGAGCAGAGGGTGACCGCGCGACTCAGTCGCCAGGCCGTCCTGGAACGGAAGCCAACCCCGACGCTCGGATTCGTGATCGAGGAGACCGTCCTGCGTCGGCCGATCGGCGGTGCTGCCGTACTGCAAGAGCAGTTGCGGCGCCTGCTGGACTGCCAGCGGATGCGCCATGTGACGGTGCAGATCATGCCGTTGAACCGGCAGACGCACAGTGGACTCAACGGGCCGATGGTGCTTCTGGAGACGCCTGAGCGGAAGAATCTGGTGTACATCGAGGCGCAGAGCGGGAGCTTCGTCATCTCTGACCGAGAAGAGGTGAGCGCACTGACGCAGCGGTATGGAATGCTTCGTGCGCAGGCTCTTACCCCTGAAGAGTCCGTGCGCTTCGTCGAGCAGCTGGCAGGAGAGCTATGA